In Streptomyces sp. NBC_00433, a single genomic region encodes these proteins:
- a CDS encoding DUF2752 domain-containing protein: MYRAAAAPTGRRGRLRAAAVPLGVLGAVAAGFGYVAAVDPGQPGHYPACPLLYYTGVYCPGCGGLRGAHALAHGDLGTAIGCNAAAVAGYAVFAVVWTLWFTRALRGRRFDPALPPSALYALCGLLLAFTVVRNLPFGAALAP; the protein is encoded by the coding sequence ATCTACCGGGCCGCGGCGGCTCCCACCGGCCGGCGCGGCAGGCTGCGCGCGGCCGCCGTACCGCTCGGCGTGCTCGGCGCCGTCGCCGCGGGCTTCGGCTATGTCGCCGCGGTCGACCCCGGGCAGCCCGGCCACTACCCGGCCTGCCCGCTGCTGTACTACACCGGCGTCTACTGCCCCGGCTGCGGCGGCCTGCGCGGCGCCCACGCGCTGGCCCACGGCGACCTGGGCACCGCGATCGGCTGCAATGCCGCGGCCGTCGCCGGATACGCCGTCTTCGCCGTCGTGTGGACGCTCTGGTTCACCCGCGCCCTGCGCGGCAGGCGCTTCGATCCCGCACTGCCCCCGAGCGCGCTCTACGCGCTCTGCGGGCTGCTGCTGGCTTTCACCGTGGTCAGGAACCTGCCCTTCGGCGCCGCCCTCGCCCCCTGA
- a CDS encoding class I SAM-dependent methyltransferase: MSLDGTRAHLSGPGDLPPLVERAALTATRLDFPYSCRPEHGRLLRALAAGAERIGETGTGCGVGLAWLVSGMRGGASAVSVESDADRAGAAADLFGAHGPRVRVLHADWTAIAEHGPFDLLVLDGGGQGKGDGPAADPAALLRPGGVVVVDDFTPSRGAPPVHDGRPDTARLHWLDHPALRTVEIPLAPDLAVLVGTRR, translated from the coding sequence ATGTCTCTCGACGGCACCCGAGCGCACCTCAGCGGCCCCGGTGATCTGCCGCCCCTGGTGGAGCGCGCCGCCCTCACCGCGACCCGGCTGGACTTCCCCTACTCCTGCCGGCCCGAGCACGGCCGGCTGCTGCGCGCGCTCGCCGCGGGCGCGGAACGCATCGGCGAGACCGGCACCGGCTGCGGGGTCGGCCTGGCCTGGCTGGTCTCCGGCATGCGGGGCGGCGCCTCCGCGGTCAGCGTCGAGAGCGACGCCGACCGCGCCGGGGCCGCGGCGGACCTCTTCGGCGCGCACGGGCCCCGGGTCCGCGTGCTGCACGCCGACTGGACGGCGATCGCCGAGCACGGCCCCTTCGACCTGCTGGTCCTGGACGGCGGCGGCCAGGGCAAGGGGGACGGCCCGGCGGCCGACCCGGCCGCGCTGCTGCGGCCCGGCGGCGTCGTGGTCGTCGACGACTTCACCCCGTCGCGGGGCGCGCCCCCGGTCCACGACGGCCGCCCTGACACCGCCCGCCTGCACTGGCTGGACCACCCGGCGCTGCGTACGGTCGAGATCCCGCTGGCCCCCGACCTGGCGGTGCTGGTCGGGACGCGGCGCTGA
- the trpC gene encoding indole-3-glycerol phosphate synthase TrpC — protein sequence MSVLDEIIDGVRADLAERQARVSLDDLKERAAKAREAKDGVAALRGEAVKVICEVKRSSPSKGALAAIADPAGLAADYEAGGAAVISVLTEQRRFGGSLADLEAVRAKVDIPVLRKDFIVTAYQLWEARAHGADLALLIVAALDQPALVSLIERAESIGLTPIVEVHDEEEAGRAVDAGARIIGVNARDLKTLEVDRGNFGRIAPEIPDHIVKIAESGVRGPHDLIAYANDGADAVLVGESLVTGRDPRTAVADLVAAGAHPALRPGRDQ from the coding sequence GTGAGTGTGCTCGACGAGATCATCGACGGAGTCCGCGCAGACCTCGCCGAACGGCAGGCACGGGTCTCCCTCGACGACCTCAAGGAGCGCGCCGCCAAGGCGCGGGAAGCCAAGGACGGGGTCGCCGCACTGCGCGGCGAGGCCGTCAAGGTGATCTGCGAGGTCAAGCGGTCCAGCCCGTCCAAGGGCGCGCTCGCCGCGATCGCCGACCCCGCGGGCCTGGCCGCCGACTACGAGGCGGGCGGCGCCGCCGTCATCAGCGTCCTCACCGAGCAGCGCCGCTTCGGCGGCTCGCTCGCCGACCTCGAAGCGGTCCGCGCCAAGGTCGACATCCCGGTGCTCCGCAAGGACTTCATCGTCACCGCCTACCAGCTGTGGGAGGCCCGCGCCCACGGCGCCGACCTCGCGCTGCTGATCGTCGCCGCGCTCGACCAGCCGGCGCTGGTCTCCCTCATCGAGCGGGCCGAGTCCATCGGGCTCACCCCGATCGTCGAGGTCCACGACGAGGAGGAGGCCGGCCGGGCGGTGGACGCGGGCGCGCGCATCATCGGGGTGAACGCGCGCGACCTGAAGACGCTGGAGGTCGACCGGGGCAATTTCGGGCGGATCGCGCCGGAGATCCCCGACCACATCGTGAAGATCGCCGAGTCCGGCGTCCGCGGCCCCCACGACCTGATCGCGTACGCGAACGACGGCGCCGACGCGGTGCTCGTCGGCGAGTCGCTGGTCACCGGGCGCGACCCCCGCACCGCCGTGGCCGATCTGGTCGCCGCCGGCGCCCACCCGGCACTGCGTCCGGGCCGCGACCAGTAG
- the trpB gene encoding tryptophan synthase subunit beta, with product MPEKPDFFLPDPEGLSPSPEGYFGAFGGKFIPEALVAAVDEVAEEYEKAKADPAFAAELNELMANYTGRPSALTEVARFAEHAGGARVFLKREDLNHTGSHKINNVLGQALLTRRMGKTRVIAETGAGQHGVATATACALFGLECTIYMGEIDTKRQALNVARMRMLGAEVVSVTSGSRTLKDAINEAFRDWVANVDRTHYLFGTVAGPHPFPALVRDFHRVIGVEARRQLLERTGRLPDVAVACVGGGSNAMGLFHAFLPDTGVRLVGCEPAGHGVETGEHAATLTAGEPGILHGSRSYVLQDDEGQITEPYSISAGLDYPGVGPEHSYLKDSGRAEYRAVTDDAAMQALRLLSRTEGIIPAIESAHALAGALELGRELGPDALLLVNLSGRGDKDMDTAARYFGLYDSDTQVAADAADTAEIERDAK from the coding sequence ATGCCAGAAAAGCCTGACTTCTTCCTGCCCGACCCCGAAGGCCTGAGCCCCAGCCCTGAGGGCTACTTCGGCGCCTTCGGCGGGAAGTTCATCCCGGAGGCGCTGGTCGCCGCCGTGGACGAGGTCGCCGAGGAATACGAGAAGGCGAAGGCCGACCCGGCCTTCGCGGCCGAGCTGAACGAGCTGATGGCCAACTACACCGGCCGCCCCAGCGCCCTGACCGAGGTGGCGCGGTTCGCCGAGCACGCGGGCGGGGCCAGGGTCTTCCTCAAGCGGGAGGACCTGAACCACACCGGCTCGCACAAGATCAACAATGTGCTGGGTCAGGCGCTGCTGACCCGGCGGATGGGCAAGACCCGGGTCATCGCCGAGACCGGCGCGGGCCAGCACGGGGTCGCCACGGCCACGGCGTGCGCGCTGTTCGGCCTGGAGTGCACGATCTACATGGGCGAGATCGACACGAAGCGGCAGGCGCTGAACGTGGCGCGGATGCGCATGCTGGGCGCCGAGGTCGTCTCGGTGACCTCGGGCAGCCGCACCCTCAAGGACGCGATCAACGAGGCCTTCCGCGACTGGGTCGCGAACGTCGACCGCACGCACTACCTCTTCGGCACCGTCGCGGGGCCGCACCCCTTCCCGGCGCTGGTGCGCGACTTCCACCGGGTCATCGGCGTCGAGGCGCGGCGCCAGCTGCTGGAGCGGACCGGGCGGCTGCCCGACGTGGCCGTGGCCTGCGTCGGCGGCGGCTCCAACGCCATGGGCCTCTTCCACGCCTTCCTGCCGGACACGGGCGTCCGGCTGGTCGGCTGCGAGCCGGCCGGCCACGGCGTGGAGACCGGCGAGCACGCGGCGACCCTGACCGCGGGCGAGCCCGGCATCCTGCACGGCTCGCGCTCCTACGTCCTACAGGACGACGAGGGCCAGATCACCGAGCCCTACTCGATCTCCGCGGGCCTGGACTACCCGGGTGTCGGTCCCGAGCACTCCTACCTCAAGGACAGCGGCCGGGCCGAATACCGCGCCGTCACCGACGACGCGGCCATGCAGGCGCTGCGGCTGCTGTCCCGCACCGAGGGCATCATCCCCGCCATCGAGAGCGCCCACGCGCTGGCCGGCGCCCTGGAGCTGGGCCGTGAGCTGGGCCCGGACGCCCTGCTGCTGGTGAACCTCTCCGGACGCGGCGACAAGGACATGGACACCGCGGCCCGCTACTTCGGGCTGTACGACTCCGACACGCAGGTCGCCGCCGACGCGGCGGACACCGCCGAGATCGAGAGGGACGCCAAGTGA
- a CDS encoding anthranilate synthase component I — MDLDTFRKLAVDRRVIPVSRRLLADGDTPVGLYRKLAAERVGTFLLESADTSSNSGAGGGSWSRYSFVGVRSAAALTAVDGQAHWLGTPPVGVPVDGDPLAALRATVEALHTPRDLTAGMPPFTGGMVGYLGYDIVRRLERIGDSTHDSLRLPELTMLLTSDLAVLDHWDGTVLLIANAINHNDEDTGVDEAYADAVGRLDAMEADLARAVTQRPTALPESIDFGVGWSFGGARYTDAVLDIKERIHAGEAFQVVLSQEMTTECTASALDVYRVLRTTNPSPYMYLLRFDGFDVVGSSPEALVKVADGRAMVHPIAGTRPRGATPQADAALAEELLADPKERAEHLMLVDLGRNDLGRVCEPGSVEVVDFMSVERYSHVMHIVSTVTGQVAPGKTAFDVLTACFPAGTLSGAPKPRAMQIIEELEPTRRGVYGGCIGYLDFAGDSDTAIAIRTAVLRDGVAYVQAGAGIVADSDPDAEDTECRNKAAAVLRAVATANEMTR; from the coding sequence ATGGACCTCGATACGTTCCGCAAGCTGGCGGTCGACCGCCGCGTCATCCCGGTCAGCCGGCGGCTCCTCGCGGACGGCGACACGCCGGTCGGGCTGTACCGCAAGCTCGCGGCGGAGCGGGTCGGCACCTTCCTGCTGGAGTCGGCCGACACCAGCTCCAACAGCGGTGCGGGCGGCGGCTCCTGGTCGCGCTACTCCTTCGTCGGTGTGCGCTCCGCCGCGGCGCTGACCGCCGTCGACGGGCAGGCGCACTGGCTGGGCACCCCGCCGGTCGGCGTCCCGGTCGACGGCGACCCGCTGGCGGCGCTGCGCGCCACCGTCGAGGCGCTGCACACCCCGCGCGACCTGACCGCGGGCATGCCGCCCTTCACCGGCGGCATGGTCGGCTATCTGGGCTACGACATCGTGCGCCGCCTGGAGCGCATCGGCGACAGCACGCACGACTCGCTGCGGCTGCCGGAACTGACGATGCTGCTGACCTCCGACCTCGCGGTGCTCGACCACTGGGACGGCACGGTGCTGCTGATCGCCAACGCGATCAACCACAACGACGAGGACACCGGCGTGGACGAGGCCTACGCCGACGCCGTCGGCCGCCTCGACGCGATGGAGGCGGACCTGGCCCGTGCCGTGACGCAGCGGCCGACCGCGCTTCCGGAGTCGATCGACTTCGGCGTCGGCTGGAGCTTCGGCGGCGCGCGCTACACCGACGCGGTCCTGGACATCAAGGAGCGCATCCACGCCGGCGAGGCCTTCCAGGTGGTCCTCTCGCAGGAGATGACGACCGAGTGCACCGCCAGTGCCCTGGACGTCTACCGGGTTTTGCGGACGACCAACCCGTCGCCGTACATGTACCTGCTGCGCTTCGACGGCTTCGACGTGGTCGGCTCCAGCCCCGAGGCGCTGGTGAAGGTCGCGGACGGCCGGGCGATGGTGCACCCGATCGCGGGCACCAGGCCGCGCGGGGCGACCCCGCAGGCCGACGCGGCGCTCGCCGAGGAGCTGCTCGCGGACCCCAAGGAGCGGGCCGAGCACCTGATGCTGGTCGACCTCGGGCGCAACGACCTGGGCCGGGTGTGCGAGCCGGGCAGCGTCGAGGTGGTCGACTTCATGTCGGTCGAGCGCTATTCGCACGTGATGCACATCGTCTCGACCGTCACCGGCCAGGTCGCGCCGGGGAAGACCGCCTTCGACGTGCTCACCGCGTGCTTCCCGGCCGGCACCCTGTCCGGCGCCCCCAAGCCGCGCGCGATGCAGATCATCGAGGAGCTGGAGCCGACCAGGCGCGGGGTCTACGGCGGCTGCATCGGCTACCTGGACTTCGCCGGCGACTCCGACACCGCCATCGCGATCCGCACGGCGGTGCTGCGCGACGGCGTCGCCTACGTCCAGGCGGGCGCGGGCATCGTCGCCGACTCGGACCCGGACGCCGAGGACACCGAGTGCCGCAACAAGGCCGCCGCGGTGCTGCGGGCGGTCGCGACGGCCAACGAGATGACCCGCTGA
- the trpA gene encoding tryptophan synthase subunit alpha, with protein MSGSIELLREALATAKAENRAALIAYLPAGFPTVDGGIEAVKAALDGGADIVEVGLPHSDPVLDGPVIQTADDIALKNGVRIADVLRTVREAHAATGKPLLVMTYWNPVDRYGVERFAAELAEAGGAGCILPDLPVEESDGWRKAAEQHGLATVFVVAPSSKDERLARITAAGSGFVYAASLMGVTGTRASVGEQAAGLVRRTRATTELPVCVGLGVSDAAQAAEVAAFADGVIVGSAFVKRILDAGGDEAAGLTAVRALAAELAEGVRKRT; from the coding sequence GTGAGCGGGAGCATCGAACTGCTGCGAGAGGCCCTCGCGACCGCGAAGGCCGAGAACCGCGCCGCCCTCATCGCCTACCTGCCGGCCGGCTTCCCGACCGTCGACGGCGGCATCGAGGCCGTCAAGGCGGCCCTCGACGGCGGCGCCGACATCGTCGAGGTCGGGCTGCCGCACAGCGACCCGGTGCTCGACGGCCCGGTCATCCAGACCGCCGACGACATCGCGCTCAAGAACGGCGTCCGCATCGCCGACGTGCTGCGCACGGTCCGCGAGGCGCACGCGGCCACCGGCAAGCCGCTGCTGGTGATGACCTACTGGAACCCGGTCGACCGCTACGGCGTCGAGCGCTTCGCCGCCGAGCTGGCCGAGGCGGGCGGCGCCGGCTGCATCCTGCCCGACCTGCCGGTCGAGGAGTCCGACGGGTGGCGCAAGGCCGCCGAGCAGCACGGCCTGGCCACCGTCTTCGTCGTCGCCCCCTCCAGCAAGGACGAGCGGCTGGCCAGGATCACCGCGGCCGGCTCCGGCTTCGTCTACGCGGCCTCGCTGATGGGCGTGACCGGCACCCGCGCCAGCGTCGGCGAGCAGGCGGCCGGCCTGGTCCGGCGCACCCGGGCCACCACGGAGCTGCCGGTCTGCGTCGGCCTCGGCGTCTCCGACGCCGCCCAGGCCGCCGAGGTCGCCGCCTTCGCCGACGGTGTGATCGTCGGTTCGGCCTTCGTCAAGCGCATCCTGGACGCCGGCGGCGACGAGGCGGCCGGGCTCACCGCGGTCCGTGCGCTGGCCGCCGAGCTGGCGGAAGGCGTACGCAAGCGGACCTGA
- the hisI gene encoding phosphoribosyl-AMP cyclohydrolase, whose translation MSAISLDPAIAARLKRNPDGLVPAVAQQHDTGEVLMLGWMDDEALHRTLTTGRCTYWSRSRGEYWVKGDTSGHVQHVKSVALDCDGDTVLVKVDQVGPACHTGDRTCFDSDLLLPAPGLGPA comes from the coding sequence ATGTCCGCGATCTCGCTCGATCCCGCCATCGCCGCCCGCCTCAAGCGCAACCCCGACGGCCTGGTGCCCGCCGTCGCCCAGCAGCACGACACCGGTGAGGTGCTGATGCTGGGCTGGATGGACGACGAGGCGCTGCACCGCACGCTGACCACCGGCCGCTGCACGTACTGGAGCCGCAGCCGCGGCGAATACTGGGTCAAGGGCGACACCTCGGGGCACGTGCAGCACGTGAAGTCGGTCGCGCTGGACTGCGACGGCGACACCGTGCTGGTGAAGGTCGACCAGGTCGGCCCGGCCTGCCACACGGGCGACCGCACATGCTTCGACTCCGACCTCCTGCTGCCCGCGCCGGGCCTCGGCCCCGCCTGA
- a CDS encoding helix-turn-helix domain-containing protein: MTDQDRSQRITDLDALKVFTHPLRIRLYRALFTARTATASHLADQVDEAVSLVSYHLRKMAAHGFIVEAPEHGTDGRERWWKVSAERGFSFRSADFHDRPEGAAVLAQVTRQLLATRAERYEQYLDQQSAWPREWTDASFSSEYMPLLNAAELQRMAEEIGELMQRWTDRGRAAEDAGDTEGREHVAVQMYGFPFRP, translated from the coding sequence GTGACCGATCAGGACCGCTCCCAGCGCATCACCGACCTCGACGCCCTCAAGGTCTTCACCCACCCGCTCCGCATCCGCCTCTACCGCGCGCTGTTCACCGCCCGCACCGCGACCGCCTCCCACCTGGCCGACCAGGTCGACGAGGCGGTCTCACTGGTCAGCTACCACCTGCGGAAGATGGCCGCGCACGGCTTCATCGTCGAGGCCCCCGAGCACGGTACGGACGGCCGCGAGCGCTGGTGGAAGGTCTCCGCGGAGCGCGGGTTCTCCTTCCGCAGCGCCGACTTCCACGACCGGCCGGAAGGCGCCGCCGTCCTCGCCCAGGTCACCAGGCAGCTGCTCGCCACCCGCGCCGAGCGCTACGAGCAGTACCTGGACCAGCAGTCCGCCTGGCCCCGCGAGTGGACCGACGCGTCCTTCTCCTCCGAGTACATGCCGCTGCTCAACGCGGCCGAGCTGCAGCGGATGGCCGAGGAGATCGGCGAGCTGATGCAGCGCTGGACCGACCGCGGCCGGGCCGCGGAGGACGCGGGCGACACCGAAGGCCGCGAGCACGTCGCCGTACAGATGTACGGCTTCCCCTTCCGCCCCTGA
- a CDS encoding DsbA family protein yields MSQRNSDGKRSAREALQEQRAREASRAKVKRTVVVASTLVAVLAIAAVIGVVSSNHHSDKAARAGTPAEAPTGATGTDSLVIPVGSPAAPSTLTIFEDFRCPACKAFEEQFTPTIHSLEDSGQIRTEYHLVTLIDGNLGGTGSLNAANAAACAQDAGRFRAYHDVLYANQPDEQDDEFSHTDNLIDLAEKVPGLKTTSFTDCVKQGTHDTWVKKSNEAFSNSGFDSTPTILLNGKTVFGQKAPLTPDSLKQMVAAANKGKQPAKVTATPS; encoded by the coding sequence GTGAGCCAACGCAACAGTGACGGAAAGCGCAGCGCCCGCGAGGCCCTGCAGGAACAGCGGGCCAGGGAAGCCTCCCGCGCCAAGGTCAAGCGGACCGTGGTGGTGGCGAGCACCTTGGTGGCCGTCCTCGCCATCGCCGCGGTGATCGGGGTGGTGTCCTCCAACCACCACTCCGACAAAGCCGCCCGAGCCGGCACCCCGGCCGAGGCCCCCACCGGCGCCACCGGGACGGACAGCCTGGTGATCCCGGTGGGCTCCCCCGCCGCGCCCTCGACCCTCACCATCTTCGAGGACTTCCGCTGCCCGGCCTGCAAGGCGTTCGAGGAGCAGTTCACCCCGACCATCCACAGCCTGGAGGACAGCGGGCAGATCAGGACCGAATACCACCTGGTCACCCTCATCGACGGCAATCTCGGCGGCACCGGCTCGCTGAACGCCGCCAATGCCGCTGCCTGCGCCCAGGACGCCGGCAGATTCCGCGCCTACCACGACGTCCTCTACGCCAACCAGCCCGACGAGCAGGACGACGAGTTCAGCCACACGGACAACCTCATCGACCTCGCCGAGAAGGTCCCGGGGCTGAAGACGACGAGCTTCACCGACTGTGTGAAACAAGGCACACACGACACGTGGGTGAAGAAGTCCAACGAAGCCTTCAGCAATTCCGGCTTCGACTCCACGCCGACGATCCTGCTGAACGGCAAGACCGTCTTCGGGCAGAAGGCCCCGCTCACCCCGGACAGCCTCAAGCAGATGGTCGCCGCCGCGAACAAGGGGAAGCAGCCCGCGAAGGTCACCGCCACCCCGTCCTGA
- a CDS encoding TIGR03085 family metal-binding protein, protein MTTHAQRERLLLADLLESAGPDAPTLCEGWTARDLAAHVVVRERRGDAAAGLVVARLADRLERVRREYARRPYEELIQLIRTGPPRLSPFALKQLDEASNTVEFYVHTEDVRRAQADWAPREIDPVFADALWSRLERVARLAGRRSPVGLVLRRPDGQTVVAHRGSPVVTVTGAPAELTLFAFGRQDAADVVAVGDKAAVAAAHAAGLGL, encoded by the coding sequence ATGACGACCCATGCGCAGCGTGAACGTCTGCTCCTCGCCGACCTGCTGGAGAGCGCGGGCCCCGACGCGCCGACCCTCTGCGAGGGCTGGACCGCCCGGGACCTTGCCGCGCACGTCGTGGTACGCGAGCGCCGCGGGGACGCTGCCGCCGGGCTCGTCGTCGCGCGGCTCGCGGACCGGCTCGAAAGGGTGCGCCGCGAATACGCGCGGCGGCCGTACGAGGAACTGATCCAGCTGATCAGGACCGGGCCGCCGCGGCTGTCGCCGTTCGCCCTCAAACAGCTCGACGAGGCGTCGAACACGGTGGAGTTCTACGTCCACACCGAGGATGTGCGGCGGGCGCAAGCCGACTGGGCGCCGCGGGAGATCGACCCGGTCTTCGCGGACGCGCTCTGGTCCCGGCTCGAACGCGTCGCCCGACTCGCCGGGCGGCGCTCTCCCGTCGGCCTCGTCCTTCGCCGTCCCGACGGCCAGACGGTGGTGGCCCACCGCGGCTCCCCCGTCGTCACGGTCACCGGCGCCCCCGCCGAACTCACCCTCTTCGCCTTCGGCCGCCAGGACGCCGCCGACGTCGTCGCCGTAGGCGACAAGGCGGCCGTGGCCGCAGCCCACGCCGCCGGCCTTGGCCTCTAG
- a CDS encoding MFS transporter, translating to MTATTTTRPLTRPAYRDGNVLRWLTAYTASLLGDSVYFVALGFAAAKVAAPAQVGLVMAAGAVPRAVLMLGGGVIADRFGPRLVVIGSDAVRCALIITAAAALALASPGLWLLVAVALAFGVVDALFMPAVGALPPRITTPDQLVRLQGLRALTIRLGTVVGPPMGGLAMGLGGASAAFAVAGLLFATSVPLLLGTRISPLPASASAPAVRPPAGRELRDGLRYIRHHRLVGPLVLSGALCELGLVGPLNVGMVLLAQERGWGAAGYGWIIAAFGGGAAASALLLAVRGRVRRAGAVQTATVFAGAAAVGLIGVAPVLAVAAAVAFLAGLLCGICGGLAAALIQTATDAAYLGRVTSVMSLTSFGLAPLAYPLFAAATGAFGVARVFLASAAMAALGGTITATLPTPRSAQLPTRR from the coding sequence ATGACGGCGACCACGACAACCCGCCCCCTCACGCGGCCCGCCTACCGCGACGGCAACGTCCTGCGCTGGCTCACCGCCTACACCGCGTCGCTCCTCGGCGACTCCGTCTACTTCGTCGCCCTCGGCTTCGCCGCCGCCAAGGTCGCGGCGCCCGCCCAGGTCGGCCTCGTCATGGCCGCGGGCGCGGTGCCGCGGGCCGTCCTCATGCTCGGCGGCGGGGTGATCGCCGACCGCTTCGGCCCGCGCCTGGTCGTCATCGGCAGCGACGCCGTCCGCTGCGCCCTGATCATCACCGCGGCCGCGGCGCTCGCGCTGGCGTCGCCCGGACTGTGGCTGCTGGTCGCCGTCGCGCTCGCCTTCGGCGTGGTCGACGCGCTCTTCATGCCCGCGGTCGGGGCGCTGCCGCCCCGGATCACCACGCCCGACCAGCTGGTACGCCTCCAGGGCCTGCGCGCGCTGACCATACGGCTCGGCACGGTCGTCGGGCCGCCGATGGGCGGCCTCGCGATGGGCCTCGGCGGGGCCTCCGCCGCCTTCGCGGTCGCCGGGCTGCTCTTCGCGACGTCCGTCCCACTGCTGCTCGGCACGAGGATCAGCCCGCTGCCCGCCTCCGCCTCCGCGCCGGCCGTACGGCCGCCGGCCGGCCGCGAACTGCGCGACGGGCTGCGCTACATCCGCCACCATCGACTGGTCGGACCCCTGGTCCTGTCCGGCGCGCTCTGCGAACTCGGCCTCGTCGGGCCGCTCAACGTCGGCATGGTGCTTCTCGCGCAGGAACGCGGGTGGGGGGCCGCGGGATACGGCTGGATCATCGCCGCGTTCGGCGGCGGCGCCGCGGCCAGCGCGCTGCTCCTCGCCGTACGCGGGCGGGTGCGCCGGGCCGGCGCCGTGCAGACCGCCACGGTCTTCGCCGGGGCCGCGGCTGTCGGCCTCATCGGCGTCGCCCCCGTCCTGGCCGTCGCGGCCGCGGTGGCCTTCCTGGCGGGTCTGCTCTGCGGTATTTGCGGCGGGCTCGCCGCGGCTCTCATCCAGACGGCGACGGATGCCGCGTATCTTGGCCGGGTCACGTCCGTCATGAGCCTCACGAGTTTCGGTCTGGCCCCGCTGGCCTATCCGCTCTTCGCCGCGGCGACCGGTGCTTTCGGGGTGGCCCGGGTCTTCCTCGCCAGTGCGGCCATGGCCGCACTGGGCGGCACCATCACGGCCACCCTCCCCACCCCCCGCTCGGCCCAACTCCCCACCCGCCGCTGA
- the hisF gene encoding imidazole glycerol phosphate synthase subunit HisF encodes MTLAVRVIPCLDVDNGRVVKGVNFQNLRDAGDPVEMARLYDAEGADELTFLDITASSGDRETTYDVVRRTAEQVFIPLTVGGGVRSADDVDKLLRAGADKVGVNTAAIARPELIREIAERFGRQVLVLSVDARRAASGAGFEVTTHGGRRGTGIDAVEWAERAAELGAGEILLNSMDADGTKDGYDTEMIAAVRSRVSVPVIASGGAGRLADFPPAVAAGADAVLAASVFHFGDLRIPEVKSALRSAGHPVR; translated from the coding sequence ATGACCCTCGCGGTGCGCGTCATCCCCTGCCTCGACGTGGACAACGGACGGGTCGTCAAGGGCGTCAACTTCCAGAACCTGCGGGACGCGGGCGACCCGGTCGAGATGGCCAGGCTCTACGACGCCGAGGGCGCCGACGAGTTGACCTTCCTGGACATCACCGCGTCCTCCGGCGACCGCGAGACCACCTACGACGTGGTCCGCCGCACCGCCGAGCAGGTCTTCATCCCGCTCACCGTCGGCGGCGGGGTGCGCAGCGCCGACGACGTCGACAAGCTGCTGCGGGCCGGCGCCGACAAGGTCGGCGTCAACACCGCGGCCATCGCCCGGCCCGAGCTGATCCGGGAGATCGCGGAGCGCTTCGGGCGGCAGGTGCTCGTGCTGTCGGTGGACGCGCGGCGGGCCGCCTCCGGCGCCGGCTTCGAGGTCACCACCCACGGCGGCCGCCGCGGCACCGGCATCGACGCCGTCGAATGGGCCGAGCGGGCGGCCGAGCTGGGCGCCGGCGAGATCCTGCTCAACTCCATGGACGCGGACGGCACGAAGGACGGCTACGACACCGAGATGATCGCGGCGGTGCGCTCCCGGGTGTCCGTCCCGGTCATCGCCTCCGGCGGCGCGGGACGGCTGGCCGACTTCCCGCCGGCCGTCGCTGCGGGAGCCGACGCGGTCCTGGCCGCGTCCGTCTTCCACTTCGGCGACCTGCGCATCCCCGAGGTCAAGTCCGCGCTGCGCTCCGCCGGGCACCCGGTGCGCTGA
- a CDS encoding TIGR02234 family membrane protein, with translation MRTLAAALPAGALGASLVLVAAGKTWSRGAAVLGATRLPVHATGTDTTALPGALALVGLASLVAVFAVRRAGRYTVAALLALSGLGVVVLALTRRGDHAAIDSAAGTAAGIARTTAEHTSTTGWPLVSAAGGALLLLAGLLALRYGPAWPAMSSRYDRPGTRRPVRARAAASAAAAGRPATVDPDRAEDLWKALDRGEDPTQA, from the coding sequence ATGCGGACGCTGGCCGCCGCGCTGCCCGCCGGCGCGCTCGGGGCGAGCCTGGTGCTGGTCGCCGCGGGCAAGACCTGGTCGCGCGGCGCCGCCGTCCTCGGCGCCACCCGGCTGCCGGTGCACGCCACCGGCACCGACACCACCGCGCTGCCCGGGGCGCTCGCCCTGGTCGGGCTGGCCTCGCTGGTCGCCGTCTTCGCCGTCCGCAGGGCCGGCCGCTACACCGTCGCCGCGCTGCTCGCCCTCAGCGGGCTCGGCGTCGTCGTCCTGGCGCTGACCAGGCGCGGCGACCACGCGGCGATCGACAGCGCCGCGGGTACGGCCGCCGGCATCGCCCGCACCACCGCGGAGCACACCTCCACCACCGGCTGGCCGCTGGTCTCCGCCGCCGGCGGCGCCCTGCTGCTGCTCGCCGGCCTGCTCGCGCTGCGCTACGGCCCGGCCTGGCCCGCGATGTCCAGCCGCTACGACCGTCCGGGCACCCGCCGCCCGGTCCGCGCCAGGGCCGCCGCCTCCGCCGCCGCGGCCGGCCGTCCGGCCACCGTCGACCCGGACCGCGCCGAGGACCTGTGGAAGGCCCTCGACCGCGGCGAGGACCCCACCCAGGCATAG